The following proteins are encoded in a genomic region of bacterium:
- a CDS encoding T9SS type A sorting domain-containing protein — protein MDKNDTAWIKTLQRGMVRFDGSGFTFLSGDENFPENSTTNIEIGPDGNAWVGTLNGLYKYSGESWEAVIPAEIETSADTFKKLAFDINGDIYIGLGFGLAVYNDEGFTQINLETAPPTNTIMSMASGNSTVWIGYNMGDGVGCYDGSSWRRFTMDHGLPGDYARDIAVTDDGVPWFAIHDAIAYYQNGSFFSKKVFHDLSGDEQYVEEIAIAPDGKVWFRNGYNHIGFYDGETWNYENLNGLIPYSYGLSAVYIDSNNDVWVGTDNGVSKYDGNSWHTFSVAEGFLPGGVNRIAEDHAGVMWFTSPRGIARFDGRSWTTFDTILGERLEYVLSIAIDNDNVKWFGTQYRGIFWFDDKVWYNKEMKNGSKYINTSDITVTEDNTIWFATAEGLLSSKDKDESSVSEQTAFPRVQLSFPSPNPFNPSTTIGFTLPERMNATVAVYNVAGQRVTVLHDGFLDAGSHSLVWNATGQAAGVYFCRLTAGEYTATQKMLFVK, from the coding sequence ATGGATAAAAACGATACTGCCTGGATAAAAACGCTTCAGCGGGGAATGGTGCGTTTCGATGGTTCCGGATTTACATTTCTATCGGGAGATGAAAACTTTCCGGAAAATTCAACAACCAATATTGAAATCGGGCCCGACGGAAATGCATGGGTGGGGACGTTAAACGGATTGTATAAGTATAGTGGTGAATCGTGGGAAGCGGTCATACCAGCAGAAATTGAAACTTCAGCCGACACTTTTAAGAAACTGGCGTTCGATATCAACGGCGATATTTATATTGGTCTGGGATTTGGACTGGCAGTGTATAATGATGAAGGATTTACACAAATCAATCTGGAAACGGCTCCTCCAACAAATACAATCATGTCTATGGCGTCCGGGAATTCAACGGTTTGGATTGGGTATAATATGGGTGACGGTGTCGGATGCTATGACGGTTCCTCTTGGCGACGGTTCACCATGGACCACGGACTTCCCGGTGATTACGCTCGGGATATTGCCGTCACCGATGACGGTGTTCCCTGGTTCGCGATCCATGATGCTATCGCATATTACCAAAATGGTTCATTTTTCAGTAAAAAAGTATTCCATGATCTTTCGGGTGACGAGCAATACGTTGAAGAAATCGCTATAGCTCCCGATGGAAAGGTATGGTTCAGGAATGGGTATAACCATATAGGTTTTTATGATGGTGAAACATGGAATTATGAGAATTTGAACGGTCTGATTCCATATTCCTACGGCCTCAGCGCAGTTTACATCGACAGTAACAACGATGTCTGGGTCGGAACTGACAACGGGGTTTCAAAATACGATGGGAATTCCTGGCATACTTTCAGCGTTGCTGAAGGATTCCTCCCGGGAGGTGTCAACAGAATCGCGGAAGACCATGCCGGTGTCATGTGGTTTACATCACCTCGCGGAATCGCACGGTTTGACGGTCGCTCATGGACAACATTTGACACTATATTGGGTGAGCGTCTTGAGTATGTCCTGTCTATAGCAATTGACAACGATAACGTTAAATGGTTTGGAACACAATATCGAGGAATTTTCTGGTTCGACGATAAGGTCTGGTATAATAAAGAAATGAAAAATGGATCGAAGTATATCAATACGTCCGATATTACTGTCACGGAAGACAATACGATATGGTTTGCCACAGCTGAAGGTCTTTTGAGCAGCAAAGATAAAGATGAGAGCAGTGTTTCAGAGCAGACAGCATTTCCCCGCGTACAACTTTCTTTTCCCTCCCCAAACCCATTCAACCCCTCGACCACCATCGGATTCACCCTACCGGAGCGGATGAACGCCACGGTCGCAGTTTACAATGTCGCCGGGCAACGGGTCACAGTGCTTCACGACGGTTTCCTTGACGCAGGCAGCCATTCACTCGTGTGGAACGCCACCGGGCAAGCCGCAGGAGTGTATTTCTGCCGTCTCACCGCAGGGGAATATACAGCGACGCAGAAAATGCTTTTCGTGAAATAG
- a CDS encoding Lrp/AsnC family transcriptional regulator, with amino-acid sequence MKPLDDLDIKIATFLGNNVRASNREIARQLGIAQTTVRDRLKNLFESRKLKISALFDIEKIPEMPAIDLAIIGIKQTGPPDYTIQKLSRIPSVLFVASVTGSYDIVVGVATNSRKMLLHIIANEIESIDSVFDSETFVVLYNTGLYVPAETMNYLKRYDEISKNPQATFPDADTDNKQ; translated from the coding sequence ATGAAACCACTGGATGATCTCGATATTAAAATAGCCACATTCCTTGGCAATAATGTCCGGGCCTCAAACCGTGAGATAGCCCGCCAGCTTGGCATTGCTCAGACCACAGTCCGCGACAGACTCAAAAACTTGTTTGAAAGCAGAAAACTCAAGATTTCTGCACTTTTCGATATAGAAAAAATTCCGGAAATGCCGGCCATCGATCTTGCGATAATAGGAATTAAACAGACCGGCCCCCCGGATTATACTATTCAAAAACTTTCCAGAATTCCTTCCGTTTTATTCGTTGCTTCGGTTACCGGCTCATATGATATCGTTGTCGGTGTCGCTACTAATTCACGGAAAATGCTGTTACATATCATTGCCAATGAAATAGAGAGCATTGATTCGGTGTTCGATTCGGAAACATTCGTTGTGCTTTACAATACCGGATTGTATGTTCCCGCCGAGACTATGAATTATTTGAAAAGATACGATGAGATATCAAAAAACCCACAGGCGACTTTCCCAGATGCGGATACCGATAATAAGCAATAA